From a single Chitinophaga sp. Cy-1792 genomic region:
- a CDS encoding RagB/SusD family nutrient uptake outer membrane protein yields the protein MKRYITLSLIGALVLGACSKNFTDPSGPSSTQVFQTRVALTDAAVGLQAWYVKDRGGLIYNTVCAGSLLTGETYVTNSGNTDEAQLAAGGGNVLNTNVVVGNLWSVTNKIIFDANNILAATPTVVPTAADASGILAYAYMFKAMSIGIQGTYWTQVPDTTGRPDTAHYDVHFIPAQQGFEKAVGILNNAINVITANPPSASFSQYVPAGINLLNTLYALKARYALYAGQYDVALAAAGMVDLTVKSTFNFNTTVTNPIYTLATSTGNIFQTVDSTMGLPVGFRPDIADKRILYYMLRKVSATGVVTWTINGYYNSTITAIPVYLPGEVTLIKAECYARQGDISDGLTELNKIVTKQPASDPFGIGAGLTAVTATSQAQLLDLIYKHRRIELFMAGQELIDSRRFGRPDSERKRSYFPYPFVERNDDPNTPNDPSF from the coding sequence ATGAAACGCTATATAACACTTTCTTTAATAGGCGCATTGGTATTGGGAGCCTGTTCCAAGAATTTTACTGACCCTTCGGGGCCTTCTTCTACACAGGTATTTCAGACACGTGTAGCCCTCACGGATGCAGCAGTTGGTTTGCAGGCCTGGTATGTAAAAGACAGAGGCGGTTTAATCTATAATACTGTCTGTGCAGGTAGTTTACTTACCGGTGAAACATATGTTACCAATAGTGGTAATACGGACGAGGCACAATTAGCTGCCGGAGGAGGTAACGTATTAAATACAAATGTGGTGGTAGGCAACCTCTGGAGCGTTACCAACAAAATTATTTTTGATGCCAATAACATTCTTGCTGCAACACCTACAGTAGTGCCTACTGCAGCTGATGCCAGCGGTATCCTTGCTTATGCCTATATGTTCAAGGCAATGTCTATCGGTATACAGGGTACTTATTGGACACAGGTACCCGATACCACCGGCAGACCTGATACTGCTCATTACGATGTACATTTCATCCCTGCACAGCAGGGATTTGAAAAAGCAGTGGGCATACTTAATAACGCTATTAATGTTATTACTGCAAATCCGCCAAGTGCCAGCTTCTCGCAGTATGTACCGGCTGGTATTAATCTGTTAAATACACTGTATGCCTTAAAGGCTCGTTATGCGCTGTATGCGGGTCAGTATGATGTGGCGCTTGCTGCGGCAGGAATGGTTGATCTGACGGTGAAATCTACCTTTAACTTCAACACAACTGTTACAAACCCAATCTATACGCTGGCTACATCTACCGGAAATATCTTCCAGACGGTAGACAGTACAATGGGCCTGCCTGTAGGGTTCAGACCGGATATAGCCGATAAACGTATTTTGTATTACATGCTGCGTAAAGTATCCGCTACAGGTGTTGTTACCTGGACTATCAACGGCTATTACAATAGCACCATTACAGCTATCCCTGTGTATCTGCCAGGTGAGGTTACATTAATTAAAGCGGAATGTTACGCGCGTCAGGGAGATATTTCTGATGGTCTGACAGAGCTGAACAAAATTGTAACCAAACAGCCGGCTAGTGATCCATTTGGCATAGGTGCGGGTTTGACAGCTGTTACTGCTACTTCACAGGCGCAATTACTGGACCTGATTTATAAACACCGTCGTATCGAATTGTTTATGGCTGGCCAGGAACTGATTGATTCGCGCCGTTTCGGACGTCCTGACAGTGAGCGTAAGCGGAGTTATTTCCCTTATCCGTTTGTTGAAAGAAATGATGATCCGAATACACCTAATGACCCTTCGTTCTAA
- a CDS encoding RNA polymerase sigma factor, whose amino-acid sequence MTIKNGILTKSPNSSAKQQAAFDDIYADYWDKVFRLCMGYVNDDDWAKDIAQDTFITVWQQLPNFRQEASIGTWIFRIACNNCLRQLERSSRFVNKEVDRADEISHQVNEDEVNFLYKCIATLNETDRLIISMELEEVKQAEIATILGLSESNVRVRIHRIKEKLTEKFKSYER is encoded by the coding sequence ATGACGATCAAGAATGGTATCTTAACCAAATCACCGAATTCCTCCGCTAAACAACAGGCTGCATTCGATGACATCTATGCAGACTACTGGGACAAAGTATTCCGGTTATGCATGGGTTATGTAAACGATGATGACTGGGCCAAAGACATCGCACAAGACACTTTCATCACCGTTTGGCAACAACTGCCTAACTTCCGCCAGGAAGCCTCCATAGGAACCTGGATCTTCCGGATAGCCTGTAATAACTGCCTCCGGCAACTGGAAAGAAGTAGCAGATTTGTAAACAAGGAAGTAGACAGGGCTGATGAAATCAGCCACCAGGTAAATGAAGATGAAGTGAATTTCCTGTACAAATGTATCGCTACTTTGAATGAAACAGACAGGCTGATCATCTCCATGGAACTGGAAGAAGTAAAGCAGGCAGAAATCGCTACCATTCTTGGGTTATCAGAATCAAACGTACGTGTACGCATTCACAGGATCAAAGAAAAATTAACCGAAAAATTTAAGTCTTATGAGCGTTGA